GATGCCCGGCAGCAGCAGCGCCGACACCTTGGTGTTCTTCATCGCCGGGATGACGGTGGAGAGGTACTCCTCGTCGCTGTGCAGCGGGAAGCCGTAGTTCACCGACGCACCACCGAGGCCGTCGCCGTGCGTCACCTCGATCAGCGGCATGCCCGCTTCGTCGAGGCCGCGCGCCACCGCCAGCATCTGGTCCAGCGTGATCTGGTGGCGCTTCGGATGCATGCCGTCGCGCAGCGTGTTGTCGTGCAGCGTGACCTTCTTGCCCTTGAGATTCATGGTCGTGTCCTTTGCGCTCAAGCGGGGACGGGCTCGAGCGAGAGCGAGCCGTTCAGGATTTCTTCGGCGAACATCTCGGCCGTGCGCGCGGCGGCGGCGGTCATGATGTCGAGATTGCCGGCGTACTTCGGCAGGTAGTCGCCGAGGCCGGCGACTTCCATGAAGATGGACACGCGGTGGGTGTCCATGTCGATGACCGGGCCATTGACCAGCCGGTAACCGGGCACGTAGGCCTGCACCTGGCGGATCATGTCGTGCACCGATTCCTCGATCTCGGCCGCGCGCGGCGCCGATTCGGTGATGCAGTGGATGGTGTCGCGCATGATCAGCGGCGGCTCGGCCGGGTTGATCACGATGATGGCCTTGCCCTTCGCCGCGCCGCCGACGCGCTCGATGGCGCCCGAGGTGGTGCGGGTGAATTCGTCGATGTTCTTGCGCGTACCGGGACCGACCGAGCGACTCGACACGGTGGCGACGATCTCTCCGTAGCTCACCGTCTGCACGCGCGACACCGCCGCCACCATCGGGATCGTCGCCTGGCCACCGCAGGTGACCATGTTCACGTTCATCTCGCGCTTGCCGACGTGTTCCTTCAGGTTCACCGGCGGCACGCAGAAGGGGCCAATGGCGGCGGGCGTCAGGTCGATCATCATCACGCCCAGCGCATTGAGCTTGCGCGAGTTCTCGGCATGCACGTAGGCGCTGGTGGCGTCGAAGGCGATCTGGATGCCGTCCGCCTTCACGTGCGGCAGCAGGCCGTCGACGCCGTCGCTGGTGGTCTTGATGCCCATGTCGCGGGCGCGCGCCAGGCCTTCCGACGCCGGGTCGATGCCGACCATCCAGACCGGCTCCAGCACCGGGCTGCGCTTCAGCTTGTAGAGCAGGTCGGTGCCGATATTGCCCGGCCCGATCAATGCACACTTGATCTTGTTCATGCAGGGATGTCCTCGTCTCCGGCGGCGTGCTTGCCGGCGGTCCAGCCGGTGTTCGCGAGCACGCTGCCGGCGGTTTGAAGGGGCTCGGACTCAAGCGTCGTTGCCAGTGAATCGTTCCAGCGGTTGAAGAAGCCGAACAGCGCGATCACGCCGAGCAGCTCGACGATCTGCCCTTCGCTCCAGTGCGCACGCAGGCGGGCGAACAGTTCGTCGCTCACGTCGTTCGGCTGGCTGGCGGCAGCCAGCGCGAAATCGAGTGCCACGCGTTCGGCATCGGAGAACAGCGGGCTGGTCCGGTAGTCGGCGATGGCCGCCATCTTTTCCGCGGCAACGCCGTGGCGCAGCGCGCTGGTGGCGGTATGCGCACGGCAGTACAGGCAGCCGGCCGCCATGCTGGCGACGTGACCGATCAGGCGCTTGAAGCCCAGATCGACCTCGCCCGCCGGGTCGTACACACCGCGGCTCAGCGCGATCAGGCCCTTCGCCAGCGCCGGCCGGTACGCCATCGTGCGCAGGCTGTTCGGCACGAAGCCGAGCGTGCGCTCGAAGAAGGCGAAGTCGGCCGCCATGTCCGGCGTGGACTCGATCGGCAGGGGCGCGATGCGTGCCATGGCGTCGGTCCTAGACGAAACGCACCGAGCAGCCGCCAAGGCCGCCGATGGCGATGCGCAGGCTGTCGCCCGCCTTGACCGGAATGAGGGCGGCGAGCGAACCGGACAGGATCACTTCACCAGCCTTGAGCGGAATGCCGAGCCGGCCCAGCGTGTTGGCGAGCCAGACGACGGCGTTGACCGGATGGCCGAGGGCGGCCGCGCCGGCACCGGTGCCGACGATGTCGCCGTTCAGCTCCAGCACCATGCCGCACAGGCCGAGGTCGAGATTGCGCGGAGACACCGCGCGGTCGCCGAGCACGAACACGCCGCAGGAGGCGTTGTCGGCCACCGTGTCCTGGATGCGGATCTTCCAGTCGGTGATGCGCGAATCGACGATTTCGAAGCAGGGCATCACGCACTCGGTAGCGCGCAGCACGTCGGCGCCGGTGACGCCGGGGCCCATGATGTCGTGCTTCAGGATGAAGGCGATCTCGCCTTCGGCGCGCGGCTGGATCAGCGAGTTCGCGGCGATCGATTCGCCCTCGTTGTAGATCATGCCGTCGAGCAGGTAGCCGAAGTCCGGCTGATGCACGTTCAGCATGTTCTGCACCACCTTCGAGGTGACGCCGATCTTCTTGCCGACGATGCGCTCACCGGCGTCCAGCCGGCGCGAAATCATGCGCTGCTGGATGTGGTAGGCATCCTCGATGGTGATGTCCGGCTCGCTGCTGGTCAGCGGCGCCACGGTTTCGCGGGTGGTGAGCGCGGCGTACAGCTCGTCGCCGTAGCGCTGGATCTTGTCGGCTTGCATCATCATCTGCTCCGTATCGTTATTGACCGCGCCGCGCCGCCCGCCGGGCCGCCCCAAGGGCGAGCGCAGCCCCCTTGGGGGGGCAGCGAGCGGAGTGAGCGTGGGGGTCTCATTCGTTTAGGAAGTCGCCCACCAGGCGCGCGAAACGCGCCGCGTGCTCGATCTGCGTCCAGTGGCCGCACTTGCCATACACGTGCAGTTGCGCGTTCGGTATCCACTGCGCCAGCGTGAGCGAGGTGTCGAGCGGGATGACCTGATCCTCGCGACCGTGGATCACCAGCGTTTCGTGCGGCAGCGCCTTGATGTCTTCCGCGCGGCTTGCCATCGCGTCGACCCAGCGCTGGCGAGGTGCCGGGAACATGGCGGAGAAGGATTCCTGGAAGCCCGGGCGGATCGACGCCTCGTAGCGCAGCTTCGCCAGTTCGTCGTTGGCCAGCGAGCGGTCGTAGGCGAACAGGTCGAGCAGGCCGCGCATCGTCTCGATCGACGGCGTGTAGCCCCACACCGCGTCGAGCGCCGGCGTGATGTCGAAGCGCACGCCGACGCTGCCCATCAGCACCAGGCGGCGGATGCGGTGCGGGTGACGGATGGCGACCTGGAGTGCCAGACCGCCACCGAAGCTGTTGCCAACCAGATCGGCGCGCTCGATGCCGAGCGCGTCCAGCATGCCGACGGCCTGGGCGACCCAGGTGTCCATGTCGTACCGAAGGTCGGGGCGGCGCTCGCTGTAGCCGAAGCCGGCCATGTCCGGCGCGATCACGCGGGCGCGTTCGGCCAGTGAAGGCATGACCAGTCGCCAGTTCGCCCAGGCGCTGACACCGGGGCCGGAGCCGTGCAGCATCAGCACCGGGAAGCCGCTGCCCAGGTCGTGATAGTTGGTCCTGATGCCGGCGGCGACGATGCTGCGGGCGACTTCGGGGTTGAGCGGTGCGTTCATGTCGTCGGTCCTCACAGCTTCACGCACACGTTCTTCAGCTCGGTGTAGAACTCGAGCGAATGCACGCCGCCTTCGCGGCCGATACCCGACTGCTTGGCACCGCCGAAGGGTGTGCGCAGGTCGCGCAGGAACCAGGAGTTCACCCACACCAGACCGGTGTCGAGTGCGGCAGCGACGCGGTGGCCGCGCGTGATGTCGGACGTCCACACCGAGGCGGCGAGGCCGTAGTTGGTGTCGTTGGCCATGCGGATCGCATCCTCTTCGCGATCGAAGGGGGCGATGTGGCAGCAGGGGCCGAAGATTTCCTCGCGCACGACGGCGGCGGTTTCCGGCAGACCGGTCCAGATCGTCGGTTGCACCCAGGCGCCGTCGGCCAGTTCGCCCGGCATGTCCGGTACGCCGCCGCCGGTGACGACGGTGGCGCCCTCTTCCACCGCGCGGCGGTAGTAGGACAGCACCTTCTGTCTGTGCTCGGCGGAGATCAGCGGCCCCATGCCGGTGGCTTCGTCCTCCGGCCGACCCATGACCAGCGCCTCGGCGCCCTGCTTCAACGCGGCAACGAAGCGCTCGAAGATCGGGCGCTCGACATAGACGCGTTCGGTCCCGAGGCAGACCTGACCGCAGTTGGCGAAGGCCGAGCGCAGCGTGCCGGCGATGGCGGCATCGAAGTCGCAGTCGGCGAACACGATGGCCGGGTTCTTGCCGCCCATTTCCAGCGATACCGGCCGTGCGCCGCCGGCGGCCGCCTTCATGATGGCTTCGCCGGTGCGCGTCTCGCCGGTGAAGGTGATGGCATTGACGCCCGGGTGGGTGGTCAGGAATTCGCCGGCCGAATCCGGGCCGAAACCATGCACCACGTTGTAGACGCCGGCCGGCACGCCGACCGCGTTCATTACCTCACCAAGCAGCGCCGCAGTCTGCGGCGTCTCTTCCGACGGTTTCACCACGACGGTGTTGCCGCAGGCCAGCGCCGGACCCACCTTCCAGGTCATCAGCAGCAGCGGCAGGTTCCACGGACACACCACGCCGACCACGCCGACCGGCTTGCGCAGCGCGTAATTGATCGCGCCACGGCCGTCCGGGGTGGCCATTTCGAAGAACTCGCCCGGCACGTTCTTGACCACGTCGGCGAAGATCTTGAAGTTGGCGGCACCGCGCGGAATGTCGAGGTGGCTGGCCAGGCTGACCGGCTTGCCGGTGTCGGCCACTTCGGCGGCGACGAAGTCGTCGAAGCGGCGGTTGATTTCATTGGCGACTGCGTACAGCAGTTCGGTGCGCTCGGTCACCGTCATGCGGCCCCACGGGCCTTCGAGCGCGGCACGCGCTGCGGCGACCGCGGCATTCACCTCGTCGCGCCCGGCTTCGCTGACCAAGGCGATGACGCGGTTGTCCAGCGGCGAGCGCTTGTCGAAGCGGCGGCCCTCGCGGCCGGCGACAAACTCGCCGTTGATGAAGTGGCTGATCTGTTTCATCGATCTCTTTCTTGTTGGAACGGCGCGTCAGCGCGCCGGGGTCAGGCTGAGCGCCGCGAGCGCGGCGCGGGCGCAGTCCTCGTCCTGCGTTTCGGAGCCGCCGGAAATGCCGATGCCGCCGATGCGCTCGCCGGCCACCACCAGCGGCAGGCCGCCGCCGAACATGACCATGCGCGGGCGCAGCGGCAGCCCCTGGCGGACTGCGTCGGAATGGGATGAGAGGGCGGCCGCCCAGTCGCCGGTCGGCAGGCCGAAGCTGGCGGCGGTGTAGGCCTTGTCGATCGCGATATCGACCGAGTGCAGCGGCGCGCCCGGCATGCGCAGGAAGGACACGAGCTGGCCGGCGCGATCGACCACCGCCGCATTGACGCAGGCGCCCACGGACGCCGCGTGCGCCACCGCCGCGCTGACCGCCGCCGATGCCGCCTCCCAGCCCACTGTCGATTGCCGTGCTGCCACGTCCATGTCGTCTCCTCCGCGGGGCCGCTGTATCGCGACCTCACGCTCATCGATATTCGATGGACTTAACGATATAAACCAATAATCTCGACGTCAACTATTTTTATCGAGATTTTTGGCTTTTCACGGAGAAAGTTCGGAACTAGAATGTCGGCATGTCCTTGCACGCCGTGCAGGGGTGCTCGGGAAAGTCTTTATGGAACAACTAATTACCGGTGACTTTGCGGCTAATGGCGAAGCCTACGAACCGAAGACGCTGGTCGATGGCGCGTATCGCCAGTTGCGGCGGGACATCATCGAAGGCCGTCACCCGCCAGGTACGAAGCTGCGCGTCGAGCACCTGAAGGACGAGTACGAGGTTGGCGCTGGGACGCTGCGCGAGGCACTGGCGCTGCTGGTGAGTGATTCGCTGGTGGTCGCCCAGGGCCAGCGCGGCTTCCGCGTGGCGCCGATTTCGCTGGCCGACATCGAGGACATCACGCGCACCCGCGTCATGCTCGAATGCGAGGCGTTGCGGCAAAGCATCACCAACGGCGACGAGGTGTGGGAAGGCAATCTGGTCAGCGCCTTCCATCTGCTGACGCGTGCGGAAGAAAAGCTGGCCGGCGACGTGGACGGAAGCGTGAACGAATGGGAAGAGCGCAACCGCGTGTTCCACGAAACGCTGATCGGTGCATGCACCTCGCGCTGGATACGCCACTTCCTGGCCATCCTGTACCGGCAATCGGAACGCTACCGCCGCATATCGGTCCTGAACCGGCCGGTACCGCAGGACGTGCACGAGGAGCACGAACACATCTTTAAAGCCGCCATCGCACGCGACGCTGACGAAGCGACGCGTGTACTGTCGGGCCACATCTGGCGCACCTTCCAGACCGTGGCCAGCGTGCCGCAGTTCGCGCAGGAACCGGCGAGGAAGGCGGCCAACGGCGGCTGAGGCCGACCTTTGCCGACCAGGGGTTGCAGCAAGGGGATTTCAGTTGTCGTGCCCGTCGTCCGCTTCACTGCCCTTCCCCCATCCTTCGCGCCTAATCAAATGCGCGATCCCTCCTCAGCAATGTGTGCCGCAAGTCGCCGAACGAAGGTCCCCAAACCGGTCAGTTCCGACATTTCTCCGAAGACGCCGGACGTTGCGGCGTCTCTGGACGACGTCATGACGCAGGCCGACGAGTAGACCTTCTCCTTGACCAGTCGCTGGCAAAGAATGTCGTATCGCCGCAGGTAAGATGCACCACGAAACTCCGGGAACACTGGGAAGTGAGGGCTCGTGTCCTTGACCGGATTTCTGGACTTGCCGCAATCCTCTACGAGCATGAGCCAGCCGATGAACGGCGGAGGCTGCTCACCGAAAGCACCCTCACGATAGGCAATCCATAAGTCGTGGCCGGTACCGATCGCCTCTTCGGCCCTATTATTGAAATTGTTTCCGAATGACGGTCCGATCTGACTTTTCAGTTCGATCGCGGCGATCAACCGCCCACCGTTCATTATCAACACGTCCCAGATCTTGGTCGGACGGAAATAGCCAGGAAGTGTGAGGACAGCGCGCTTGAGGTGCACCTCTGCCGATGGCAGCCCGTTCTTCGCAACGAGCGCCTGGATAAGCGGAACGAAGCCATCCATGTTCTTGCCCGAAAGGACGCCGCCACGTTCGCCGCGATCTGCCTTTCCGGATTGACGTTG
The window above is part of the Methyloversatilis discipulorum genome. Proteins encoded here:
- a CDS encoding PaeR7I family type II restriction endonuclease translates to MALELCDYERRARGAVKEFWTSRGGAAERQRQSGKADRGERGGVLSGKNMDGFVPLIQALVAKNGLPSAEVHLKRAVLTLPGYFRPTKIWDVLIMNGGRLIAAIELKSQIGPSFGNNFNNRAEEAIGTGHDLWIAYREGAFGEQPPPFIGWLMLVEDCGKSRNPVKDTSPHFPVFPEFRGASYLRRYDILCQRLVKEKVYSSACVMTSSRDAATSGVFGEMSELTGLGTFVRRLAAHIAEEGSRI
- a CDS encoding acetaldehyde dehydrogenase (acetylating), whose amino-acid sequence is MNKIKCALIGPGNIGTDLLYKLKRSPVLEPVWMVGIDPASEGLARARDMGIKTTSDGVDGLLPHVKADGIQIAFDATSAYVHAENSRKLNALGVMMIDLTPAAIGPFCVPPVNLKEHVGKREMNVNMVTCGGQATIPMVAAVSRVQTVSYGEIVATVSSRSVGPGTRKNIDEFTRTTSGAIERVGGAAKGKAIIVINPAEPPLIMRDTIHCITESAPRAAEIEESVHDMIRQVQAYVPGYRLVNGPVIDMDTHRVSIFMEVAGLGDYLPKYAGNLDIMTAAAARTAEMFAEEILNGSLSLEPVPA
- a CDS encoding carboxymuconolactone decarboxylase family protein, with protein sequence MARIAPLPIESTPDMAADFAFFERTLGFVPNSLRTMAYRPALAKGLIALSRGVYDPAGEVDLGFKRLIGHVASMAAGCLYCRAHTATSALRHGVAAEKMAAIADYRTSPLFSDAERVALDFALAAASQPNDVSDELFARLRAHWSEGQIVELLGVIALFGFFNRWNDSLATTLESEPLQTAGSVLANTGWTAGKHAAGDEDIPA
- a CDS encoding GntR family transcriptional regulator — protein: MEQLITGDFAANGEAYEPKTLVDGAYRQLRRDIIEGRHPPGTKLRVEHLKDEYEVGAGTLREALALLVSDSLVVAQGQRGFRVAPISLADIEDITRTRVMLECEALRQSITNGDEVWEGNLVSAFHLLTRAEEKLAGDVDGSVNEWEERNRVFHETLIGACTSRWIRHFLAILYRQSERYRRISVLNRPVPQDVHEEHEHIFKAAIARDADEATRVLSGHIWRTFQTVASVPQFAQEPARKAANGG
- a CDS encoding alpha/beta fold hydrolase, which translates into the protein MNAPLNPEVARSIVAAGIRTNYHDLGSGFPVLMLHGSGPGVSAWANWRLVMPSLAERARVIAPDMAGFGYSERRPDLRYDMDTWVAQAVGMLDALGIERADLVGNSFGGGLALQVAIRHPHRIRRLVLMGSVGVRFDITPALDAVWGYTPSIETMRGLLDLFAYDRSLANDELAKLRYEASIRPGFQESFSAMFPAPRQRWVDAMASRAEDIKALPHETLVIHGREDQVIPLDTSLTLAQWIPNAQLHVYGKCGHWTQIEHAARFARLVGDFLNE
- the dmpE gene encoding 2-oxopent-4-enoate hydratase, with the translated sequence MMQADKIQRYGDELYAALTTRETVAPLTSSEPDITIEDAYHIQQRMISRRLDAGERIVGKKIGVTSKVVQNMLNVHQPDFGYLLDGMIYNEGESIAANSLIQPRAEGEIAFILKHDIMGPGVTGADVLRATECVMPCFEIVDSRITDWKIRIQDTVADNASCGVFVLGDRAVSPRNLDLGLCGMVLELNGDIVGTGAGAAALGHPVNAVVWLANTLGRLGIPLKAGEVILSGSLAALIPVKAGDSLRIAIGGLGGCSVRFV
- a CDS encoding 2-hydroxymuconic semialdehyde dehydrogenase; translated protein: MKQISHFINGEFVAGREGRRFDKRSPLDNRVIALVSEAGRDEVNAAVAAARAALEGPWGRMTVTERTELLYAVANEINRRFDDFVAAEVADTGKPVSLASHLDIPRGAANFKIFADVVKNVPGEFFEMATPDGRGAINYALRKPVGVVGVVCPWNLPLLLMTWKVGPALACGNTVVVKPSEETPQTAALLGEVMNAVGVPAGVYNVVHGFGPDSAGEFLTTHPGVNAITFTGETRTGEAIMKAAAGGARPVSLEMGGKNPAIVFADCDFDAAIAGTLRSAFANCGQVCLGTERVYVERPIFERFVAALKQGAEALVMGRPEDEATGMGPLISAEHRQKVLSYYRRAVEEGATVVTGGGVPDMPGELADGAWVQPTIWTGLPETAAVVREEIFGPCCHIAPFDREEDAIRMANDTNYGLAASVWTSDITRGHRVAAALDTGLVWVNSWFLRDLRTPFGGAKQSGIGREGGVHSLEFYTELKNVCVKL
- a CDS encoding GlcG/HbpS family heme-binding protein, with the translated sequence MDVAARQSTVGWEAASAAVSAAVAHAASVGACVNAAVVDRAGQLVSFLRMPGAPLHSVDIAIDKAYTAASFGLPTGDWAAALSSHSDAVRQGLPLRPRMVMFGGGLPLVVAGERIGGIGISGGSETQDEDCARAALAALSLTPAR